In the Populus trichocarpa isolate Nisqually-1 chromosome 1, P.trichocarpa_v4.1, whole genome shotgun sequence genome, one interval contains:
- the LOC7470532 gene encoding NAC domain-containing protein 104 has product MGSVNLPPGFRFCPSDEELVVHFLHRKAALLPCHPDVIPDLGLYPYDPWQLDGKALSEGKQRYFYSRRTQNKITSNGCWKPMAGRGEELVLASDSNKTVGTKKYFLFYTADGVRTNWVMEEYRLSGFDTSASTKTRNRQKQDYSKWVICRVYERDLDEDDSGTDQLSCLDEVFLSLDDLDEISLPN; this is encoded by the exons ATGGGTAGTGTTAATCTTCCACCTGGTTTTCGGTTTTGCCCTAGTGATGAAGAGCTCGTAGTGCATTTTCTTCATCGTAAAGCAGCTCTTTTACCTTGCCATCCAGATGTGATCCCCGATCTTGGTCTTTATCCTTATGATCCATGGCAACTTGATG GCAAAGCGCTGTCCGAGGGTAAACAACGCTATTTCTATAGCAGAAGGACACAAAACAAGATTACCAGCAATGGATGCTGGAAGCCAATGGCCGGCCGTGGCGAAGAGCTTGTGCTTGCAAGTGATAGCAACAAAACAGTAGGAACGAAGAAGTACTTTCTGTTTTATACAGCTGATGGTGTAAGAACTAACTGGGTAATGGAAGAGTACAGACTATCAGGATTTGACACTTCTGCCTCTACTAAAACAAGAAACCGGCAAAAACAA GATTATAGTAAATGGGTTATTTGTCGAGTCTACGAGCGAGATCTTGACGAGGACGACAGTGGAACAGATCAGCTCTCATGTCTAGATGAAGTTTTTCTATCTTTGGACGATCTTGATGAAATAAGTTTGCCAAACTAA
- the LOC7473017 gene encoding uncharacterized protein LOC7473017 — MWYLCVFYHRLLSYRRAEVESLAEMFGVFSSLEWRLPENQHPDSPFHLVNLPSEDIARNIANRSILVKGIYELWGEGSSFEQLEEAIKSYPEDRKLPYLTCETTFKVTVDSFGKAISFQEQNDRIKSLAYIPFKGRVNLKNPDINFWLIETDDYGAPNGLPPVVQKRIFFGRLVGGADRKLLPTYQLKSRRYLGPTAMDAEMAFLMANQALVMPGKLVYDPFVGTGSILVAAAHFGAMTMGADIDIRAVRDGRGPDCNVWSNFKQYGLPLPVALLRADNNLPPWRSGLKEIFDAIICDPPYGVRAGGRKSGGRKLLKGIVGPYTVPDDKRTDHIPSTAPYSLAECVHDLLDLAARMLVMGGRLVYFYPVLREDDVMENHFPEHPCFKLIASSEQILSSRYSRVLVTMVKTGSYTDKVAEAAKIKHQEFKENYVKWLEHGNLHSSVFGPAHLHLGEETDSKLCKELKPKYRGKYV; from the exons atgtggTATCTGTGCGTGTTTTACCACAGATTGCTAAGTTACAGAAGGGCAGAAGTGGAGTCTCTGGCAGAAATGTTTGGGGTTTTTTCGAGTTTGGAATGGAGGCTTCCAGAAAATCAGCATCCGGACTCTCCTTTCCATTTGGTCAATCTTCCTTCAGAAGATATCGCTCGAAACATTGCCAATCGAAGCATACTTGTCAAAGGAATCTATGAACTTTGGGGAGAAGGAAGTAGCTTTGAGCAACTTGAAGAGGCTATAAAGAGTTATCCGGAAGACCGAAAATTGCCTTACTTGACTTGTGAAACTACTTTCAAGGTCACTGTTGACAGCTTTGGAAAGGCAATCAGCTTCCAGGAACAGAATGACCGTATCAAGAGTCTTGCCTACATCCCTTTCaag GGccgagttaatttaaaaaacccaGATATCAACTTCTGGCTCATAGAAACTGATGACTATGGAGCTCCCAATGGGCTTCCACCGGTTGTCCAAAAAAGAATCTTTTTTGGTCGACTGGTTGGTGGTGCTGACAGGAAGCTCTTACCAACTTATCAGTTGAAAAGCCGTAGATATCTGGGCCCAACTGCCATGGACGCAGAGATGGCTTTCTTGATGGCTAACCAAGCACTGGTCATGCCAGGGAAACTCGTTTACGATCCTTTTGTTGGAACTGGCAGCATTCTTGTTGCTGCAGCTCACTTTGGGGCAATGACCATG GGTGCTGACATTGATATTAGGGCTGTACGTGATGGTCGTGGACCTGACTGTAATGTTTGGAGCAATTTTAAGCAG TACGGATTACCCTTGCCAGTTGCTCTTTTAAGGGCAGATAATAATCTTCCTCCTTGGCGATCTGGATTAAAAGAG ATTTTTGATGCCATAATCTGTGACCCGCCTTATGGGGTTCGTGCTGGGGGACGCAAGTCTGGTGGCCGGAAATTGCTCAAGGGAATTGTGGGCCCTTACACTGTTCCTGATGATAAGAGAACTGACCACATTCCCTCAACTGCACCTTACAGCTTAGCTGAGTGTGTGCATGACTTACTTGACCTTGCTGCTAGGATGCTAGTAATGGGTGGCAGGCTTGTATACTTTTACCCTGTATTGAGAGAAGATGATGTTATGGAAAATCACTTTCCAGAGCACCCATGTTTCAAATTGATTGCATCTTCTGAACAGATTTTAAGTTCCCGTTACAGCCGGGTATTAGTAACCATGGTGAAGACAGGTTCATACACCGACAAAGTGGCTGAGGCAGCCAAGATCAAGCATCAGGAGTTCAAGGAGAATTATGTGAAGTGGTTAGAACATGGTAATCTCCATTCTTCTGTTTTCGGTCCAGCTCATCTGCATTTAGGTGAAGAAACTGATTCTAAATTATGTAAAGAACTGAAACCGAAGTACAGAGGAAAATATGTATGA